DNA from Desulfonatronum thiosulfatophilum:
GATTCGGGTCAGTCTGGTGCAACGGCCGGTGATGGAGGAGTTTTGCAGGGCGCTGGAAGAGGTTATGCGCGGGTGAGGTCGTGCGGGACGGGCTGAGTTGGGTGCAAAAAGTTATTTCGCGCCAGTCAGTGGTAAGTGTCAGTGGTCCGAGTCAGAGGTTAAAGTCAGAGGACAGATGGCAGAAGACGGAAGGGAGTACAAACAATGTATTGCGATTCGCCCTTGTGCCCCAAAATGCCGGCAAAGGACTTTTTGGATTTCCGGCAAGGTTAAATTAATCCCTTCCAGGTTTACTGCGTCACATACAAACTCAGCCAGTTGAAGTTTGGCAAGCATTACTGCTTTTGCCTTGTTTGGCTTCATATTCCATTGAGTTTCATTCATTTCACTTGCCGCATTGATAATATAGTAGAGGTTTCGAACGCGAGGTGTAACCGGTGCGGAGCACGCGAGGTGTGCGCATCATCCGCGTTGACACCCTGGTTAGCCCGGCACTATTCATGCCATGGCATTGGCTTTGCCTCGGGAACCTCGCCGGAGGCCATTCGAACGCCTAACTCAAAAGCGCGTCTGCAATCGTCGGGAAAGACCTTGGCATGACGCTGCCGCTTTGCATCCTTATCAAAGGCCTCCGCCTCGAACTTGTCGTAATCGCTGTACTGCAGAGTGTCGGATGATAGAAGCAACTCGCATGCACCAAAGTGAAACTGCAGCATCATCTGTGTCATAGCGAACATCCGGTCATAGCCTATCTGTGGGAGCATATGATCAGGAGCATTCATGGTGTAGATCATGGCGGTGTTGATACGTCGAGGAAAGAGAGAGCGCCCATCCTTGGAATATTTCAAGTATGGGAAGCACAGTCGCTCTAGAAAAGCACGCGTGGCAGCGGATTCGGCACCATAATAGACAGGCGTGCCTATGATCAGGGCATCGGCCTCCTTGACACGATCCAGCACCGGGGTCAGATCATCCTGTACTGAGCATACCCCATCCTTCTTTCGGCTTAGGCGCTTGCACGAGAAACAACTGATGCAGCCGGAGAACGTAAGATCGTATAGTTGGACCAGTTCGGTTGCCGCGCCGGTTGACTGAGCGCCTTGCAGGGCATTATTCAACAAAGTGACAGTATTCCATTTCTTCTTGCGTGGACTGCCGTTGAACGTCATCACCTTCATTGTCTACCTCCCTCATTAACAATTACCCCCCAACCCCCAACCGCTTCATCGAATACACCCCATCCATCCCGCCAACCGGCGTGAACCTCCTCTCATCCTTGGAATCCAGCA
Protein-coding regions in this window:
- a CDS encoding flavodoxin family protein, translated to MKVMTFNGSPRKKKWNTVTLLNNALQGAQSTGAATELVQLYDLTFSGCISCFSCKRLSRKKDGVCSVQDDLTPVLDRVKEADALIIGTPVYYGAESAATRAFLERLCFPYLKYSKDGRSLFPRRINTAMIYTMNAPDHMLPQIGYDRMFAMTQMMLQFHFGACELLLSSDTLQYSDYDKFEAEAFDKDAKRQRHAKVFPDDCRRAFELGVRMASGEVPEAKPMPWHE